Below is a genomic region from Pleuronectes platessa chromosome 18, fPlePla1.1, whole genome shotgun sequence.
GCCTCaattcaaacttttcaaattaaaacactgtTTTCACTGAATGATGCTGCAGTAAAATTTGGATTTGAAATGTACATGTTCTCCTTTGGTTTGATGATTTCACTCAGTGCAGATAAAGAGTCTGAACTTCATCAAACATCTTAACGCAACAACACTGAGTTTGACTAAAGTCTCAATAAACTGTAGATTAATGACACAGTCTCTCCTCAGGCGACATGTGATCTGATCTgaggatttaaattcactgtaaaaatctttttcatggaagtgaaataaattcataaaagcACATGTGATTGTCTCTTTTTCTTCATCATAAACATGAGAAATATAACGAAATGACGAGGAAACCTCATTTTCATCTGACACTTTGTTTATTCAAAGAGAACACATGCATCTTTTTCAATCAATTCTTTTCTGACTCCTGCTCCGCCTCCCGCAGCCAGGTGAAGAATGCCGTTACAGACTTAAGGGCCACGCCTTTACCCAGCTGCTCGGCTGAGTCTTTGCTTGTCCCCCAGCTGTAGAACGGGTCCTCGGAGATGACGTCCCCTTCATACATACAATCAAAGAAAATCcggaggaggtctggagaacaaatacatgtcagtcatcgtttcagctgTGATGAAACGGAAATAAATCACAGTTTTCTGTGAGGTGAGACCAATTCCTAATGTTATCAATTCAATTAATGCGATTTGTAAATagataagaaacaaaaaatggaTGGATTAGACATTACTGAAGACGggcattgtgttttgcaaaagtgatttggagtcggagtgatgttcctcgaatgaacaaatcaagttaatgtcagtggagaacaAATTTGAGAAACAAAGTTTGAATCAAAATTGTTCCAAATGCCCTtatagtaaaatagaaaatgtacaATTCCCTATAACAAGGCGAAGTTCCTCTGCTGATGACAATCATGTGACAAGAAgcaaagctccagagaagctactaaatggaccttTTAGTGAGATTTAACTATTACACTTGTTTGATCACAGCTGAGAACTTGTTACACAGTTTGTtcttaagaaacaaagaaaaaggatcatGTGTGAGTTTCATTTGGAGAGAACCCTGATGCAGAACTTACTTGGAGGCTGATGGAGGGTGACGATCAGTGCCTGAAGTGAGTGAAGCGCATGCAGCTGTTGCTCAGTGTCTGAGTTGCGGTACTTGAATACAGGCAAACTCTTCTGAAAGAGTGCCATGTCCACTCCACACTTGGTGTTATCTGCAGAGTGAAGCAAGAGGCAGAGTAAATTCATTCGCTCGGCAGACAGTAAATATTGTTATCAGCGGTGCGatttgagcagagcagaggagtctCTGCTCCGGCTGGTGGAGAGCTTACCTTTCGCTGCTGCCTCGCACACAGCCTTCATCATCTCCCTCAGGAAGGGAGACGAGCTCATCCTAGATTCATCCAGGTtctcctgagaaacagagaacagaggaggaggagtaaaaacacagcGTCTGTCAAATTCACAAGAATCAGCTCAGAAGTGATGACACCGAAGAGCAGTAAACACGAAGCCCTTTTCAGAGAGGATCTGAGCGCGAATGGCCCAATGAAGGGTTCCGGCCCAATGAAGAACCCGTGGAGAGAATTTGATAAAGAAATGAAGTGGAGATTTAGAAAAGTACTGTTAGAAGAGTACTgttttctatgagtgtgtaatttggttgagcttgattgaatttagggagactgttgggcctcagaGGAGGtacgtgctctactgagtgcttctggttttaattattatttatatctaccTGATATTGGTGCAAGTTCAAAGTATGTAGATGTGTAATGAACGTATCTCTGGTCTTAAActggagcttatgttttcatttgtttagttaGTTTGTCCGCAGGATTAatcaaaaactactgaagtgATTCCCATGAACGTTTGTGGATCCAGGGAGGAAACTGTAACATTTTGgagcacaggtggatccaggaattgtattgatgagatcttaCCAACAATCGTTGACCAACATTAGCTTCAAGGtccaaattataattatattctgTTACTTTACA
It encodes:
- the LOC128462145 gene encoding eukaryotic translation initiation factor 4 gamma 3; amino-acid sequence: MGITSENLDESRMSSSPFLREMMKAVCEAAAKDNTKCGVDMALFQKSLPVFKYRNSDTEQQLHALHSLQALIVTLHQPPNLLRIFFDCMYEGDVISEDPFYSWGTSKDSAEQLGKGVALKSVTAFFTWLREAEQESEKN